The following are encoded in a window of bacterium genomic DNA:
- a CDS encoding RNA-binding protein — MTKLYIGNLSYSTGNDELKAAFEQAGSSLTSAEVVMDRMSGRSRGFGFVSYEDDADAQAAIDMWDGKDLDGRSLKVNVARPREERPQF, encoded by the coding sequence CATTGGAAACCTCTCGTACTCGACGGGCAATGATGAGCTCAAGGCCGCTTTCGAGCAGGCCGGCTCCTCGCTCACGTCAGCAGAGGTCGTCATGGATCGCATGTCCGGCCGCTCCCGCGGTTTCGGTTTCGTCTCTTACGAGGACGATGCCGATGCCCAGGCCGCGATCGACATGTGGGACGGCAAGGACCTCGACGGTCGTTCCCTCAAGGTGAACGTCGCCCGTCCTCGCGAAGAGCGCCCACAGTTCTAA